The following proteins are co-located in the Vigna angularis cultivar LongXiaoDou No.4 chromosome 2, ASM1680809v1, whole genome shotgun sequence genome:
- the LOC108320749 gene encoding purple acid phosphatase 15 has protein sequence MGYWVRLCWSVLYFSLISLSSAIVDNDNDDYEVPIPSTLDGPFKPVTVPLDQTFRGNAMDLPHTDPLLQTTAQGFQPQQISLSLSSSHHSVYISWITGEFQIGDNIEPLDPERVATVVRYGRFRRSMSHRATGYSLVYSQLHPFEGLQNYTSGIIHHVRLTGLRPNTLYQYECGDPSLSAMSDVHYFRTMPVSGPKSYPNRIAVVGDLGLTYNTTSTFDHITSNHPDLILLVGDVTYADLYLTNGTGADCYSCAFPDTPIHETYQPRWDYWGRYMQPLISSVPIMVIEGDHDIEPQAENQTFVAYSSRFAFPSEESGSTSTLYYSFKAGGIHFIMLGSYTSYDKSGDQYKWLERDLASVDREVTPWLVATWHAPWYSTYKAHYREAECMRVEMEDLLYKYGVDIVFNGHVNAYERTNRVYNYTLDPCGPVYITVGDGGNREKMATTHADEPGECPEPSTTPDDFLGGFCTFNFTSGPAAGNFCWDRQPDYSAFRESSFGHGILEVKNETHALWIWHRNQDFYDSAGDEIYIVRQPQNCPPFKPAT, from the exons ATGGGTTATTGGGTTAGATTGTGTTGGTCAGTGTTGTACTTCTCACTAATTTCACTAAGTTCAGCGATTGTTGATAATGACAATGATGACTATGAAGTTCCCATCCCAAGCACTCTGGATGGACCCTTCAAGCCTGTCACCGTTCCTCTTGATCAGACCTTCCGAGGAAACGCCATGGATTTGCCACACACCGATCCTCTGCTTCAAACAACCGCTCAAGGCTTCCAACCACAGCAGATATCTCTCTCCCTCTCCTCTTCTCATCACTCTGTTTACATTTCTTGGATTACAG GGGAATTCCAAATTGGGGACAACATAGAACCCTTAGATCCTGAACGTGTTGCGACCGTAGTTCGATATGGAAGGTTCCGAAGGTCCATGAGTCACCGAGCCACGGGTTATTCCCTCGTTTACAGTCAACTTCATCCTTTCGAAGGTCTTCAGAACTACACCTCTGGTATCATACATCACGTTCGTCTCACGG GTCTGAGACCCAACACACTCTATCAATATGAATGCGGAGATCCTTCTTTGTCAGCAATGAGTGATGTTCATTACTTCAGGACTATGCCAGTTTCTGGCCCCAAGAGCTACCCTAACAGAATAGCAGTGGTTGGAGACCTGGGTCTTACGTACAATACCACATCCACTTTTGACCACATCACCAGTAACCATCCCGATCTTATTTTGTTGGTTGGAGATGTTACTTATGCCGATCTTTATCTAACTAATGGTACTGGGGCAGACTGCTATTCTTGCGCATTTCCTGACACTCCCATCCATGAAACGTATCAACCTCGTTGGGATTACTGGGGAAG GTACATGCAGCCTCTGATTTCTAGTGTCCCTATAATGGTAATAGAAGGGGATCATGACATAGAACCACAAGCTGAAAACCAGACATTTGTTGCTTATAGTTCTCGATTTGCTTTCCCATCAGAAGAGAGTGGATCAACATCCACTTTATATTATTCTTTCAAAGCTGGAGGGATACATTTTATAATGCTCGGCTCCTACACATCGTATGACAAATCAG GGGACCAGTACAAGTGGCTGGAGAGGGACTTGGCTTCTGTTGACAGGGAAGTAACTCCGTGGTTGGTAGCCACATGGCATGCACCTTGGTACAGCACCTACAAGGCACATTATAGAGAAGCAGAGTGTATGAGGGTAGAGATGGAAGACTTGCTATATAAATATGGCGTTGACATTGTCTTCAATGGACAT GTTAATGCGTATGAGAGAACAAACCGGGTATACAACTACACATTGGATCCTTGTGGACCTGTTTATATCACGGTTGGTGATGGTGGTAACAGGGAAAAGATGGCAACCACACATGCTGATGAACCTGGAGAGTGTCCAGAACCATCAACTACACCAGATGACTTTCTGGGTGGCTTCTGCACCTTTAATTTCACATCCGGCCCAGCGGCAGGTAACTTCTGCTGGGATCGACAGCCTGATTACAGTGCTTTCAGAGAAAGTAGCTTTGGTCATGGCATTTTGGAG GTGAAAAATGAAACGCATGCACTGTGGATTTGGCATCGCAATCAAGACTTTTATGATAGTGCCGGAGACGAGATTTACATCGTTAGGCAACCTCAAAACTGCCCACCGTTCAAGCCAGCTACATGA
- the LOC108320750 gene encoding PLASMODESMATA CALLOSE-BINDING PROTEIN 3 has protein sequence MGMVVAVTVTVTAMVMEMVGGGSWCVAKIGVSEEVLQRALDSACGDGGADCAPIQPNRLCFSPNTLQAHASYAFNSFYQRNGRASNACLFDGASTIAQTDPSYGSCMYPSSAIKTPTASTAEVTNTTVPTPSSTTTTPIQGGDVAGVNPQIPQNSTPTSNTISSSFLLFLLILFLGDTFFVV, from the exons ATGGGAATGGTGGTGGCAGTGACGGTTACAGTAACGGCAATGGTAATGGAGATGGTGGGAGGAGGGAGTTGGTGCGTGGCAAAGATTGGAGTGAGCGAGGAAGTACTGCAGAGAGCATTGGACTCTGCATGTGGGGATGGCGGAGCCGATTGCGCTCCCATTCAGCCCAACCGCCTTTGCTTCTCTCCCAACACCCTTCAAGCTCACGCTTCCTACGCCTTCAACAGCTTTTACCAACGAAACGGAAGAGCTTCTAACGCCTGCCTCTTCGATGGCGCTTCCACCATCGCCCAAACAGATCCCA GCTATGGATCTTGCATGTACCCGTCCTCTGCAATCAAAACTCCAACCGCCAG TACTGCTGAAGTTACAAATACAACAGTGCCGACACCTTCCTCAACAACAACTACTCCAATCCAAGGCGGGGATGTTGCAGGAGTGAACCCTCAAATCCCTCAAAATTCTACCCCAACTTCAAACACAATATCCTCATCTTTTTTACTCTTTCTTCTCATTCTGTTTCTAGGAGACACTTTTTTTGTAGTGTAG
- the LOC108320760 gene encoding gibberellin-regulated protein 12-like has product MTKFVCVFFLFFVMTFVNELVYGGGEGSLKPEECPTKCDYRCSATRVKKACLYYCNLCCDKCLCVPSGTYGNKEECPCYNNWKTNNGTPKCP; this is encoded by the exons ATGACTAAATTTGTGtgtgtcttttttcttttttttgtcatGACTTTTGTCAATGAACTCGTTTAT ggtggtggtgaaggatcTCTTAAACCAGAAG AATGTCCGACGAAATGCGACTATCGTTGTTCAGCGACTCGAGTTAAGAAGGCGTGTCTCTATTAttgtaacttgtgttgtgataaATGTTTATGTGTTCCATCTGGAACCTACGGTAATAAAGAAGAATGTCCATGTTATAACAACTGGAAAACCAATAATGGAACACCTAAGTGTCCCTAA
- the LOC108320761 gene encoding gibberellin-regulated protein 12-like, whose protein sequence is MTKFVSVLLLIFIMAFLTQFVYGGGEGSLKPRECASACNYRCSNTRIPTECLLYCNMCCKKCLCVPSGTSGNKQECPCYNNWKSRQGKPKCP, encoded by the exons ATGACTAAATTCGTCTCCGTGCTTCTTCTCATATTTATCATGGCTTTCCTCACTCAATTTGTTTAT GGTGGTGGCGAAGGGTCTCTTAAACCCAGAG AATGTGCGAGTGCATGCAACTATCGTTGTTCAAATACTCGGATTCCAACGGAGTGTCTTCTCTACTGTAACATGTGTTGTAAGAAATGTTTATGTGTTCCCTCTGGAACCTCTGGCAACAAACAAGAATGTCCTTGTTACAACAATTGGAAATCAAGGCAAGGAAAACCAAAGTGTCCTTAA
- the LOC108320762 gene encoding branchpoint-bridging protein isoform X1: MSAEIDSTSAPELHKMSGTSSVTTPSGQKLSIFAAKSGFVIPKNKLSGSLVPIFRGAKKHGVTGAINEESSKQTERKSKWGHDLTQDATVRRGKALALQIRVDQITKQLESEKLEVGDTQNLPLGAENTDKIKSGSQMNGNKKSEMLELEKRGAIGEILKLDPSYKPPRGFKPLLKEASIPLPVQEYPGYNFVGLIYGPEGDNQKQLEKETGAKIKIHGTKAETGEKGEIKPGTDIHSSYKEIGVNISADSFEKVDAAMSIIELLITSVTGNLDAGSTPSISVSRESTDILCQNREGQPSHADSVSLENQAVLQPAAVTQKYEDNFQYSTPWFSVVPSNTPIFASSGTVAHPNPLGLARTPHFSSQTSNSVPTFGAQPGFQPIIPNQHVSVQAPPPRQILHYPHLSQASPLGHVGPPRNASIISVRNLSTPTNASHSFPVTLSQSTPIGQVQTSVSSFPLPISGVSPLTIPNQPITHLGAPSGQNEALVAVKTSIGPSNMGSMAPPGRPGSLHHQPEVAFMPPQSNMSMIPRSASFPPQVGISPGPLSSLRPMSVSIPAPKHSSVNHLSGPVSFPSSGMSPSFPLPQQAGIPNSASGIAPFHTHVKPSVLAPSKSGNFTFRSHPPNADYSQVVSGPNSQAGATQEPPSGPRPPPFGFGVPDQPLQNFPRTQFPAQVDQTISFGGRSGSMSNSIPPPRHTAFPYGGQPAPRSPVPQMGMNNFIPAPQRPNLTGAVAQRGMPIRQSYAVQMARPDIQMPLNHKFVNNTLMASGKLPYSADQIYDPFSPTSAPPQQKGNPGQ; the protein is encoded by the exons ATGAGTGCAGAGATTGATTCAACTTCTGCACCTGAACTTCATAAAATGTCTGGAACTTCATCAGTAACAACCCCCAGTGGCCAAAAGCTCTCTATATTTGCAGCCAAATCAGGATTTGTCATCCCTAAAAACAAATTGTCCGGGTCACTGGTCCCTATTTTCCGAGGGGCTAAAAAACACGGGGTCACTGGAGCCATCAATGAAGAAAGTTCAAAACAAACTGAGAGGAAATCAAAATGGGGACATGATCTTACACAGGATGCAACTGTCAGGAGGGGAAAGGCTCTAGCTTTGCAG ATTCGAGTGGATCAAATCACAAAGCAGTTGGAATCAGAAAAACTGGAAGTTGGGGACACTCAGAACTTGCCATTGGGAGCTGAGAACACGGATAAAATTAAATCTGGCTCTCAAATGAACGGCAACAAG AAGTCAGAAATGCTCGAACTTGAAAAGCGTGGAGCCATAG GTGAAATACTAAAATTAGATCCCAGTTACAAACCTCCACGTGGTTTTAAACCATTGTTAAAAGAAGCCAGCATTCCTTTGCCT GTTCAAGAATATCCTGGGTACAATTTTGTTGGTCTAATATATGGACCTGAAGGTGATAATCAGAAACAACTAGAAAAG GAAACTGGTGCCAAGATAAAAATTCATGGAACCAAAGCAGAGACAGGAGAGAAA GGTGAAATTAAGCCTGGAACTGATATCCATTCCAGTTACAAGGAGATTGGTGTTAACATATCAGCtgatagttttgaaaaagtggATGCAGCAATGTCAATAATTGAACTGCTGATTACCTCTGTAACT GGGAATTTAGACGCTGGCTCTACACCCTCTATATCAGTTTCTAGGGAAAGCACTGATATTCTGTGTCAAAACCGAGAAGGCCAGCCTTCTCATGCAGATTCTGTTTCTCTGGAAAACCAGGCTGTTCTGCAACCAGCAGCTGTTACCCAAAAGTATGAAGATAACTTCCAATACTCTACACCATGGTTTTCAGTGGTTCCTTCTAATACCCCCATTTTTGCTTCATCTGGCACTGTAGCCCACCCAAACCCATTAGGCCTTGCTAGAACTCCCCATTTTTCATCACAAACGTCAAATTCGGTTCCTACTTTTGGTGCTCAACCTGGATTTCAACCAATTATTCCAAATCAACATGTTTCCGTGCAAGCACCACCACCAAGACAGATTTTACACTATCCTCATTTGTCTCAAGCGAGTCCTTTGGGTCACGTTGGGCCCCCAAGAAATGCTTCTATAATATCTGTACGGAATCTGTCAACTCCAACAAATGCTTCACATTCATTTCCTGTTACTTTAAGCCAATCAACTCCAATAGGACAAGTGCAGACATCAGTGTCTTCATTTCCTCTACCCATATCTGGTGTATCACCACTGACCATACCTAACCAGCCCATCACCCATCTTGGGGCCCCTTCTGGACAGAATGAAGCTCTTGTCGCTGTTAAAACATCTATTGGTCCCAGCAATATGGGGTCAATGGCTCCACCTGGAAGACCTGGCTCTCTACATCATCAACCGGAAGTTGCATTTATGCCACCACAGTCAAATATGTCAATGATACCACGATCTGCTTCCTTTCCTCCACAAGTAGGAATATCCCCCGGACCACTATCATCTTTGAGACCTATGTCTGTATCAATACCTGCACCTAAACATTCATCTGTAAACCATTTATCAGGACCTGTTTCATTTCCTTCGTCAGGAATGTCCCCCTCTTTTCCATTGCCTCAGCAAGCAGGAATACCCAATTCTGCTTCTGGAATTGCTCCTTTTCACACCCATGTAAAACCATCTGTCTTGGCGCCATCAAAATCTGGAAATTTTACTTTTCGATCACATCCCCCCAATGCAGACTACAGTCAAGTGGTTTCTGGACCAAACAGTCAAGCAGGTGCTACGCAGGAGCCACCTTCTGGTCCTCGGCCTCCGCCATTTGGGTTTGGCGTGCCTGATCAGCCTCTTCAAAACTTTCCTAGGACACAATTCCCTGCTCAAGTGGATCAAACCATTTCCTTCGGGGGAAGATCAGGTTCCATGTCGAACTCAATTCCTCCACCAAGGCATACTGCATTTCCATATGGTGGTCAACCTGCACCTAGATCTCCAGTCCCACAAATGGGTATGAATAACTTCATTCCTGCTCCGCAAAGGCCAAACTTGACCGGTGCTGTTGCCCAAAGAGGCATGCCTATCCGACAAAGCTACGCCGTTCAGATGGCACGGCCAGATATCCAAATGCCCCTGAATCACAAGTTTGTCAACAATACCCTCATGGCTTCTGGTAAGCTACCATATTCTGCGGACCAAATTTATGACCCCTTTTCACCCACTTCTGCACCTCCACAACAAAAAGGTAATCCTGGACAATGA
- the LOC108320762 gene encoding uncharacterized protein LOC108320762 isoform X2, whose product MSAEIDSTSAPELHKMSGTSSVTTPSGQKLSIFAAKSGFVIPKNKLSGSLVPIFRGAKKHGVTGAINEESSKQTERKSKWGHDLTQDATVRRGKALALQIRVDQITKQLESEKLEVGDTQNLPLGAENTDKIKSGSQMNGNKSEMLELEKRGAIGEILKLDPSYKPPRGFKPLLKEASIPLPVQEYPGYNFVGLIYGPEGDNQKQLEKETGAKIKIHGTKAETGEKGEIKPGTDIHSSYKEIGVNISADSFEKVDAAMSIIELLITSVTGNLDAGSTPSISVSRESTDILCQNREGQPSHADSVSLENQAVLQPAAVTQKYEDNFQYSTPWFSVVPSNTPIFASSGTVAHPNPLGLARTPHFSSQTSNSVPTFGAQPGFQPIIPNQHVSVQAPPPRQILHYPHLSQASPLGHVGPPRNASIISVRNLSTPTNASHSFPVTLSQSTPIGQVQTSVSSFPLPISGVSPLTIPNQPITHLGAPSGQNEALVAVKTSIGPSNMGSMAPPGRPGSLHHQPEVAFMPPQSNMSMIPRSASFPPQVGISPGPLSSLRPMSVSIPAPKHSSVNHLSGPVSFPSSGMSPSFPLPQQAGIPNSASGIAPFHTHVKPSVLAPSKSGNFTFRSHPPNADYSQVVSGPNSQAGATQEPPSGPRPPPFGFGVPDQPLQNFPRTQFPAQVDQTISFGGRSGSMSNSIPPPRHTAFPYGGQPAPRSPVPQMGMNNFIPAPQRPNLTGAVAQRGMPIRQSYAVQMARPDIQMPLNHKFVNNTLMASGKLPYSADQIYDPFSPTSAPPQQKGNPGQ is encoded by the exons ATGAGTGCAGAGATTGATTCAACTTCTGCACCTGAACTTCATAAAATGTCTGGAACTTCATCAGTAACAACCCCCAGTGGCCAAAAGCTCTCTATATTTGCAGCCAAATCAGGATTTGTCATCCCTAAAAACAAATTGTCCGGGTCACTGGTCCCTATTTTCCGAGGGGCTAAAAAACACGGGGTCACTGGAGCCATCAATGAAGAAAGTTCAAAACAAACTGAGAGGAAATCAAAATGGGGACATGATCTTACACAGGATGCAACTGTCAGGAGGGGAAAGGCTCTAGCTTTGCAG ATTCGAGTGGATCAAATCACAAAGCAGTTGGAATCAGAAAAACTGGAAGTTGGGGACACTCAGAACTTGCCATTGGGAGCTGAGAACACGGATAAAATTAAATCTGGCTCTCAAATGAACGGCAACAAG TCAGAAATGCTCGAACTTGAAAAGCGTGGAGCCATAG GTGAAATACTAAAATTAGATCCCAGTTACAAACCTCCACGTGGTTTTAAACCATTGTTAAAAGAAGCCAGCATTCCTTTGCCT GTTCAAGAATATCCTGGGTACAATTTTGTTGGTCTAATATATGGACCTGAAGGTGATAATCAGAAACAACTAGAAAAG GAAACTGGTGCCAAGATAAAAATTCATGGAACCAAAGCAGAGACAGGAGAGAAA GGTGAAATTAAGCCTGGAACTGATATCCATTCCAGTTACAAGGAGATTGGTGTTAACATATCAGCtgatagttttgaaaaagtggATGCAGCAATGTCAATAATTGAACTGCTGATTACCTCTGTAACT GGGAATTTAGACGCTGGCTCTACACCCTCTATATCAGTTTCTAGGGAAAGCACTGATATTCTGTGTCAAAACCGAGAAGGCCAGCCTTCTCATGCAGATTCTGTTTCTCTGGAAAACCAGGCTGTTCTGCAACCAGCAGCTGTTACCCAAAAGTATGAAGATAACTTCCAATACTCTACACCATGGTTTTCAGTGGTTCCTTCTAATACCCCCATTTTTGCTTCATCTGGCACTGTAGCCCACCCAAACCCATTAGGCCTTGCTAGAACTCCCCATTTTTCATCACAAACGTCAAATTCGGTTCCTACTTTTGGTGCTCAACCTGGATTTCAACCAATTATTCCAAATCAACATGTTTCCGTGCAAGCACCACCACCAAGACAGATTTTACACTATCCTCATTTGTCTCAAGCGAGTCCTTTGGGTCACGTTGGGCCCCCAAGAAATGCTTCTATAATATCTGTACGGAATCTGTCAACTCCAACAAATGCTTCACATTCATTTCCTGTTACTTTAAGCCAATCAACTCCAATAGGACAAGTGCAGACATCAGTGTCTTCATTTCCTCTACCCATATCTGGTGTATCACCACTGACCATACCTAACCAGCCCATCACCCATCTTGGGGCCCCTTCTGGACAGAATGAAGCTCTTGTCGCTGTTAAAACATCTATTGGTCCCAGCAATATGGGGTCAATGGCTCCACCTGGAAGACCTGGCTCTCTACATCATCAACCGGAAGTTGCATTTATGCCACCACAGTCAAATATGTCAATGATACCACGATCTGCTTCCTTTCCTCCACAAGTAGGAATATCCCCCGGACCACTATCATCTTTGAGACCTATGTCTGTATCAATACCTGCACCTAAACATTCATCTGTAAACCATTTATCAGGACCTGTTTCATTTCCTTCGTCAGGAATGTCCCCCTCTTTTCCATTGCCTCAGCAAGCAGGAATACCCAATTCTGCTTCTGGAATTGCTCCTTTTCACACCCATGTAAAACCATCTGTCTTGGCGCCATCAAAATCTGGAAATTTTACTTTTCGATCACATCCCCCCAATGCAGACTACAGTCAAGTGGTTTCTGGACCAAACAGTCAAGCAGGTGCTACGCAGGAGCCACCTTCTGGTCCTCGGCCTCCGCCATTTGGGTTTGGCGTGCCTGATCAGCCTCTTCAAAACTTTCCTAGGACACAATTCCCTGCTCAAGTGGATCAAACCATTTCCTTCGGGGGAAGATCAGGTTCCATGTCGAACTCAATTCCTCCACCAAGGCATACTGCATTTCCATATGGTGGTCAACCTGCACCTAGATCTCCAGTCCCACAAATGGGTATGAATAACTTCATTCCTGCTCCGCAAAGGCCAAACTTGACCGGTGCTGTTGCCCAAAGAGGCATGCCTATCCGACAAAGCTACGCCGTTCAGATGGCACGGCCAGATATCCAAATGCCCCTGAATCACAAGTTTGTCAACAATACCCTCATGGCTTCTGGTAAGCTACCATATTCTGCGGACCAAATTTATGACCCCTTTTCACCCACTTCTGCACCTCCACAACAAAAAGGTAATCCTGGACAATGA